The following coding sequences lie in one Agrobacterium vitis genomic window:
- a CDS encoding type I polyketide synthase: MDGFSQRVYDVFSPIAIVGVGALFPEAKNADEYWNNIVKGKDCLKDVPETHWKISDYYDPNPSTPDKTYARRGGFIPETAFNPVEFGLPPSQLDVTDILQILSLSVAKQTFLDAGYEHAKLNREKTGVVLGITGANSLVTPLTSRLQYPLWQKVLESRGLPKAQVDDIVETLKLAYAPWEENSFPGMLGNVVAGRIANRFDLGGINCTVDAACASSLAAMRMAIDELHSGRADMMLTGGCDAENTILMYMCFSKTPAFSKKGVISPFDENSDGTLIGEGIGMMLLKRLEDAERDGDQVYAVIKGLGSASDGKFKSIYAPRAAGQVKALQRAYQQAGISPHDVDLWEAHGTGTAVGDATEVDGLKTFLKSWDNDGSSSPIALGSVKSQIGHTKAAAGAASAIKAALALQHGVLPPTINVNRPDPKLGLDETALYLNSTARPWFRDPKTAKRRVGVSAFGFGGTNFHLVLEEAPQTAKAPKLRSVLPRPIVVAAPTVAALRKRCEELLTATGEGAWPFEVSIPANHPRLGLVAADDVSRRALLSEAIQLLDSRPATAEWRHPKGITFRPSAFENAKLAGLFAGQGSQHPNMGRMAAVAIPALGDFVGAADTLFAKDGAQPLSQVMYPIPAFDDADRKAQEQALRRTQYAQTAIGALSAGHYRWLQNLGLKLEAVAGHSFGELTALWASGALSDADFSSLAKARGDAMAAVTGDGAGTMTAVKAGREQLESLIAATKGSVHFCNLNTPKQTVVGGAVEAIEKFEADLKAASVDFVRLNVAGAFHTPQVEGAVTAFAERIDQTSFAVPQIPVYANRNGKPYAASAADVAAQLKGQLREPVEFIKIIEQMYADGIRVFIEFGPRSTLSKMTADILGDRPHLAIALDHGQPDKADAGLIEAVVDLAVAGIALESPVGTEGLIEAPAKKGEINLNGMNYVSPSRKEAFAKALANPVVVAPKPVPTPPQPVAAKPLAAAPAPVRSEPAKPVAANVAFGVPAPAPAPSIKAASVEKPSEPLAPKQAVALTAPASRSSFAEKSMSILKNESSSEPAVALGGGDIVAELARSNGELHREYLKFEQSALQALVHNAGELSAAHVDMLCEIHEETNLTHREFMRSLPSLFLGQGELPAARVRTVEHEPARHEPVKRMIETAVAHAAPVAAAKPAVTAKAFEPVATPVQPPAAKPVSAAPPAPVPAKPVAAPVAQAAAPAAASAAPAAVVRDTLLAVVSEKTGYPAEVIDLDMDLEADLGIDSIKRVEILGSLKERLPQMAELSPDRMGELRTLAQILELAGSASPALQASATPAAQHAAASIVAPTPAAFAPAVAAGAIRETLLAVVSEKTGYPADVIDLEMDLEADLGIDSIKRVEILGSLKERLPQMAELSPDRMGELRTLAQILELAGSVAPAPVAQPAAVSIATPVSAATSPAVAAGAVREALLSVVSEKTGYPADVIDLDMDLEADLGIDSIKRVEILGSLKERLPQMAELSPDRMGELRTLAQILALATEGAVADAPAASVAAPVAVPALAPTQTVVPETAGLPAGAVREALLAVVSEKTGYPTDVIDLDMDLEADLGIDSIKRVEILGALKERLPQMAELSPDRMGELRTLAQILTLAEGEASNAGEPQQKEAALASFKDGDDLIGRGVVTLLPAPLDLVTQQAFQKGAKFLLTGTDDALILALQKGLKSKGIEAVWLRFEGKVSSKAGPQLAAGKDEAELKQQFEAQGPWDGVIYVHPKTIDNALPGAESDASVLWLKRALLLAKLSITPLTARASQGRTVFMTLSRMDGALGYRDGSLATVASGALSGLVKTYAAEAPHIFARAVDIAPQIEDAAAADLLVQEVFDARHSITEIGLDGQGRWKPSIEAISSSDAVTVADPDELFIVTGGARGVTADCVLALASAAPRRFLLLGRSALEAEPAWAAGLETDAQLKGAALAALREGKAPVTPKLIDQTVRGVLAGREIRQLLAALEKLGSHASYLSLDISSPAISSLGDHPEIQKAAKISLVHGAGALADAAIAQKKISEMDRVFTPKIFGLAGLIKALTGKPFHRVLLFSSVAGLFGNPGQADYAMANEMLNRFAASQSVKGVDVRAINWGPWLGGMVTPEIRDIFMKRGVPIIPRDIGGQFFARETAMPLPATGAVLVGGLKPINARFVPFAELPQAPRRLALSGHDWTKSLLLADHQIKGRPVVPAAFVLGLVADGLESLLPGWTFSGFDQFNVLNGLVINKDWRGDFELSLSALRAETEETIRLDVMLADGSGRPRYKADNILLRKAAFMPPQPGKALPSLEPSTPANGFYSDGTLFHGESLQMLKTYRKLEAASYLFRIAQPAAIHSAALNGFADSTLLDAVSVDAVLQAALAATRLEADSPSLPMRLGSATLTSRPEPGSDWLIAARLKASRAQELDWELTGYDLDGRLQMQLVATTVKRDEAPSGAQGSKSVEAVK, translated from the coding sequence ATGGACGGGTTCTCGCAGCGCGTATACGATGTCTTTTCTCCTATCGCAATTGTTGGCGTAGGAGCTTTGTTTCCGGAAGCAAAAAATGCTGATGAATACTGGAACAATATTGTCAAAGGCAAGGATTGCCTGAAGGATGTGCCGGAGACCCATTGGAAAATCTCCGATTATTACGATCCAAATCCTTCAACGCCTGACAAAACCTATGCGCGCCGGGGCGGCTTCATTCCTGAAACGGCCTTCAACCCCGTCGAGTTCGGTCTGCCGCCGTCTCAGCTTGATGTCACTGACATTCTGCAGATCCTCAGCCTCAGCGTTGCCAAGCAGACATTTCTGGATGCGGGTTACGAACATGCCAAATTGAACCGCGAAAAGACCGGCGTGGTGCTCGGCATTACCGGCGCCAATTCGCTGGTGACGCCGCTAACCTCGCGCCTGCAATATCCGCTATGGCAGAAGGTTTTGGAGAGCCGGGGTCTTCCCAAGGCCCAGGTTGACGATATCGTCGAGACGCTGAAGCTTGCCTACGCGCCTTGGGAGGAAAACTCCTTCCCCGGCATGCTGGGCAATGTCGTCGCCGGACGCATCGCCAACCGCTTCGACCTTGGCGGTATCAATTGCACGGTGGATGCGGCCTGCGCCAGTTCGCTGGCGGCCATGCGCATGGCCATCGATGAGCTGCATAGCGGTCGCGCCGACATGATGCTGACTGGCGGCTGCGATGCCGAAAACACCATCCTGATGTATATGTGCTTTTCCAAGACACCCGCCTTCAGCAAGAAGGGGGTGATTTCGCCGTTCGATGAGAATTCCGACGGCACGTTGATCGGCGAAGGCATCGGTATGATGCTGCTGAAGCGGCTGGAAGATGCCGAACGCGATGGCGACCAGGTTTATGCCGTCATCAAGGGGCTCGGTTCGGCCAGCGATGGCAAGTTCAAGAGCATTTACGCACCGCGCGCCGCCGGACAGGTCAAGGCGCTGCAACGTGCCTATCAGCAGGCGGGCATCTCTCCCCATGATGTTGATCTTTGGGAAGCCCATGGCACCGGCACGGCGGTTGGCGATGCGACCGAAGTGGATGGCCTGAAGACCTTCCTGAAAAGCTGGGACAATGATGGGTCTTCTTCGCCCATAGCACTCGGCTCGGTCAAATCGCAGATCGGCCATACCAAGGCAGCAGCGGGTGCGGCTTCCGCCATCAAGGCAGCGCTTGCCTTGCAGCACGGCGTCCTGCCCCCAACCATCAATGTTAACAGACCCGATCCCAAGCTGGGTCTGGACGAGACGGCGCTCTATCTGAATTCCACGGCGCGTCCATGGTTCCGCGATCCCAAGACCGCCAAGCGCCGGGTTGGCGTCAGCGCCTTCGGCTTTGGTGGTACGAATTTCCATCTGGTCCTTGAGGAAGCACCACAGACCGCAAAGGCACCGAAGCTGCGCAGCGTCCTGCCGCGACCCATTGTCGTCGCAGCCCCCACTGTGGCTGCTTTGCGCAAGCGTTGTGAGGAGCTTCTCACCGCCACAGGCGAGGGTGCCTGGCCTTTCGAGGTTTCAATCCCCGCAAACCATCCGCGTCTGGGCCTGGTTGCCGCCGACGACGTCAGCCGCCGCGCTTTGTTGAGTGAAGCGATCCAATTGCTCGACAGCCGTCCGGCCACAGCCGAATGGCGTCATCCAAAGGGCATCACTTTCCGCCCCAGTGCATTTGAAAACGCTAAGCTGGCCGGCTTGTTTGCCGGGCAGGGGTCGCAGCATCCCAATATGGGCCGGATGGCAGCGGTTGCCATTCCGGCGCTCGGCGATTTCGTCGGTGCTGCCGATACCTTGTTTGCCAAGGACGGTGCCCAGCCCCTCAGCCAGGTCATGTATCCGATCCCGGCCTTTGATGATGCGGATCGCAAGGCCCAGGAACAGGCATTGCGCCGCACGCAATATGCCCAGACAGCAATCGGCGCACTGTCGGCAGGCCATTATCGCTGGCTGCAAAATCTCGGCCTCAAGCTGGAAGCCGTGGCTGGCCACAGCTTCGGCGAATTGACAGCGCTTTGGGCTTCCGGGGCCTTGAGCGATGCCGATTTCTCAAGCCTGGCCAAGGCGCGTGGCGATGCCATGGCTGCTGTAACCGGCGACGGCGCTGGCACGATGACGGCGGTGAAGGCCGGTCGTGAGCAGTTGGAAAGCCTGATTGCCGCCACCAAGGGCAGCGTTCATTTCTGCAATCTGAATACGCCGAAGCAGACTGTAGTTGGCGGAGCGGTTGAGGCTATCGAGAAATTCGAGGCCGACCTTAAGGCTGCCTCAGTCGACTTTGTCCGGTTGAATGTTGCCGGGGCATTTCACACGCCGCAGGTCGAAGGTGCCGTCACGGCATTTGCCGAGCGGATCGACCAGACCAGTTTTGCCGTGCCGCAGATCCCGGTTTATGCCAATCGCAATGGCAAGCCTTATGCTGCATCGGCTGCCGATGTCGCGGCCCAGCTCAAGGGGCAATTGCGCGAGCCTGTCGAATTCATCAAGATTATCGAGCAGATGTATGCCGATGGCATCCGGGTGTTCATCGAGTTCGGCCCGCGCTCGACGCTGTCGAAAATGACCGCCGATATTCTCGGCGACCGGCCTCACCTGGCAATTGCGCTTGACCATGGTCAGCCGGACAAGGCGGATGCCGGTCTGATCGAAGCGGTGGTGGATCTGGCGGTTGCCGGTATTGCACTTGAAAGCCCGGTCGGGACCGAAGGCCTTATCGAGGCTCCGGCCAAGAAGGGTGAGATCAATCTGAATGGCATGAATTACGTGTCACCGTCCCGCAAGGAGGCCTTTGCTAAGGCGCTGGCCAATCCAGTCGTCGTTGCCCCCAAACCGGTTCCCACGCCGCCACAGCCTGTCGCCGCAAAGCCTCTGGCTGCTGCCCCCGCGCCTGTCCGGTCGGAACCAGCAAAGCCAGTCGCTGCAAATGTCGCGTTCGGCGTTCCGGCACCAGCCCCGGCACCTTCAATAAAAGCGGCATCCGTGGAAAAGCCGTCCGAGCCATTGGCACCCAAACAAGCCGTTGCCCTGACGGCGCCTGCCTCCAGATCGTCATTTGCGGAGAAATCCATGTCCATCCTGAAGAATGAATCCTCGTCCGAGCCAGCTGTGGCTCTCGGTGGTGGCGATATCGTCGCTGAATTGGCGCGGTCCAATGGCGAATTGCATCGCGAATATCTCAAATTCGAGCAAAGCGCCCTGCAAGCCCTGGTGCACAATGCAGGCGAGTTGAGCGCTGCCCATGTCGATATGCTCTGCGAGATCCACGAGGAAACCAACCTCACCCACCGTGAATTCATGCGCAGCCTGCCCAGCCTGTTCCTTGGTCAGGGCGAATTGCCAGCCGCCCGCGTCAGGACGGTCGAGCATGAGCCTGCAAGGCATGAACCCGTCAAACGGATGATTGAAACCGCCGTCGCCCATGCCGCACCTGTTGCCGCAGCCAAACCGGCGGTCACAGCCAAGGCATTTGAGCCGGTCGCCACTCCGGTTCAGCCCCCAGCCGCCAAACCGGTTTCCGCAGCCCCACCCGCTCCGGTCCCTGCAAAGCCTGTTGCCGCGCCGGTTGCACAAGCCGCGGCTCCTGCTGCTGCATCCGCTGCGCCAGCGGCGGTTGTCCGCGACACCTTGTTGGCTGTCGTCAGCGAAAAGACCGGCTATCCGGCAGAAGTCATCGACCTCGACATGGATCTCGAAGCCGATCTCGGTATCGACTCGATTAAGCGCGTCGAAATCCTCGGCTCTCTGAAAGAGCGCCTGCCGCAAATGGCGGAGCTTTCCCCTGATCGTATGGGTGAGCTGCGCACGCTGGCCCAAATTCTCGAACTGGCAGGCTCTGCGTCCCCGGCGCTTCAAGCCTCTGCCACTCCGGCCGCGCAGCACGCCGCTGCGTCCATCGTCGCCCCGACACCAGCGGCATTCGCCCCGGCTGTCGCGGCCGGAGCCATCCGGGAAACCTTGCTGGCAGTTGTCAGTGAAAAGACCGGTTATCCCGCTGATGTCATTGATCTCGAAATGGATCTCGAAGCCGATCTCGGTATCGACTCGATCAAGCGCGTCGAAATCCTTGGGTCGCTGAAAGAGCGCCTGCCGCAAATGGCGGAGCTTTCTCCTGATCGCATGGGTGAGCTGCGCACGCTGGCCCAAATCCTGGAACTGGCCGGTTCCGTCGCTCCTGCTCCGGTCGCACAGCCCGCCGCCGTCTCTATCGCTACTCCCGTATCGGCGGCGACCTCTCCTGCTGTTGCGGCCGGAGCCGTGCGGGAAGCCCTGCTGTCTGTCGTCAGCGAAAAGACCGGTTATCCCGCCGATGTCATCGACCTCGACATGGACCTCGAAGCAGATCTTGGCATCGACTCGATCAAGCGTGTGGAAATCCTCGGCTCGCTGAAAGAACGCCTGCCGCAAATGGCCGAACTTTCGCCTGACCGCATGGGTGAATTGCGCACGCTGGCCCAAATTCTGGCACTGGCCACTGAGGGTGCTGTCGCTGATGCGCCTGCTGCCTCCGTGGCGGCACCCGTAGCAGTCCCGGCGCTTGCTCCGACACAGACAGTTGTTCCTGAAACTGCCGGGTTGCCCGCTGGCGCTGTCCGCGAAGCACTTCTCGCCGTCGTCAGTGAAAAGACCGGTTATCCAACCGATGTCATCGATCTGGATATGGACCTCGAAGCTGATCTCGGCATCGACTCGATCAAGCGCGTGGAAATTCTCGGCGCCTTGAAAGAACGCCTACCGCAAATGGCGGAGCTTTCGCCGGATCGTATGGGTGAATTGCGCACCTTGGCCCAAATTCTGACCCTTGCTGAAGGTGAGGCTTCAAACGCTGGGGAACCCCAGCAGAAAGAGGCAGCTCTCGCTTCTTTTAAGGATGGTGACGATCTGATCGGGCGCGGTGTCGTCACCCTTTTGCCAGCTCCGCTCGATCTGGTGACGCAACAGGCTTTTCAGAAGGGGGCAAAATTTCTACTGACCGGTACCGATGATGCCCTGATCCTTGCCCTTCAGAAGGGGTTGAAAAGCAAGGGTATCGAGGCTGTCTGGCTGCGGTTCGAAGGCAAGGTTTCCTCTAAGGCTGGTCCGCAATTGGCGGCTGGCAAGGACGAGGCCGAGCTGAAACAGCAATTCGAAGCTCAGGGTCCTTGGGATGGGGTGATCTATGTTCATCCCAAGACAATCGACAACGCGCTTCCCGGCGCTGAAAGCGACGCATCGGTCCTCTGGCTGAAACGGGCCTTGCTGCTTGCCAAGCTGTCGATCACGCCGCTCACGGCGCGGGCTTCCCAGGGTCGCACGGTGTTCATGACGCTGTCGCGGATGGATGGAGCCCTCGGCTACCGGGATGGCAGCCTTGCAACGGTGGCATCCGGTGCCTTGTCCGGCCTGGTCAAGACTTATGCCGCCGAAGCACCGCATATCTTTGCCCGCGCCGTCGATATCGCGCCGCAGATCGAAGATGCCGCTGCTGCCGATCTGCTGGTGCAGGAAGTTTTCGATGCCCGCCACAGCATCACCGAAATCGGTCTTGACGGGCAGGGGCGCTGGAAGCCTTCCATTGAGGCGATTTCCTCCAGCGATGCCGTGACGGTCGCCGATCCCGATGAATTGTTCATCGTCACCGGTGGTGCGCGGGGTGTGACAGCCGATTGCGTGCTGGCCTTAGCCTCTGCCGCTCCTCGTCGCTTCCTCCTGCTCGGTCGCTCCGCCCTTGAAGCCGAACCGGCCTGGGCTGCGGGTCTCGAAACCGACGCGCAATTGAAGGGTGCAGCTCTTGCCGCACTGCGCGAAGGGAAAGCGCCTGTAACACCGAAGCTGATCGATCAGACAGTGCGTGGGGTTCTGGCGGGCCGTGAAATCCGCCAGTTGCTGGCCGCACTGGAAAAGCTCGGTAGCCATGCCAGCTATCTGTCGCTCGATATTTCCTCTCCGGCGATTTCCAGCCTTGGCGATCACCCCGAAATTCAGAAGGCGGCGAAAATCAGCCTTGTGCATGGGGCTGGCGCGCTTGCCGATGCGGCAATCGCTCAGAAGAAAATCAGCGAAATGGACCGTGTCTTCACGCCGAAAATTTTCGGTCTGGCCGGTCTGATCAAGGCGCTGACGGGCAAGCCCTTCCACCGCGTCCTGCTGTTTTCCTCGGTTGCCGGTCTGTTTGGCAATCCAGGTCAGGCCGATTACGCCATGGCCAATGAAATGCTCAACCGTTTCGCCGCCAGCCAATCGGTGAAGGGCGTCGATGTCAGGGCGATCAATTGGGGTCCGTGGCTTGGCGGCATGGTCACACCGGAAATCCGCGATATCTTCATGAAACGCGGCGTTCCGATCATCCCACGCGATATCGGTGGCCAGTTCTTTGCCCGGGAAACCGCCATGCCTCTGCCCGCAACCGGCGCGGTACTGGTGGGTGGGTTGAAGCCGATCAATGCCCGCTTCGTCCCCTTTGCCGAATTGCCACAGGCACCAAGGCGACTGGCGCTCAGCGGCCACGACTGGACGAAGTCCTTGCTGTTGGCCGATCATCAGATCAAGGGACGTCCCGTCGTCCCCGCCGCCTTCGTGCTTGGCCTGGTTGCGGATGGATTGGAAAGCCTGCTTCCAGGCTGGACATTCTCGGGCTTCGATCAGTTCAACGTGTTGAACGGCCTTGTCATCAACAAGGATTGGCGCGGTGATTTCGAGCTGTCGCTCAGCGCACTCCGCGCCGAGACGGAAGAAACCATCCGGCTGGATGTGATGTTGGCCGATGGGTCTGGTCGCCCACGCTACAAGGCGGACAATATCCTGCTGCGCAAGGCCGCTTTCATGCCGCCACAGCCGGGCAAAGCTCTGCCTTCGCTGGAACCCTCGACGCCTGCCAATGGCTTTTATTCTGATGGCACGTTGTTCCATGGCGAGAGCCTGCAAATGCTCAAGACCTACAGGAAGCTGGAGGCTGCGAGCTACCTGTTCCGCATCGCCCAGCCAGCGGCCATCCATAGTGCGGCACTGAATGGATTTGCAGACAGCACATTGCTGGATGCGGTCTCCGTCGATGCGGTCCTGCAAGCAGCGCTGGCCGCGACGCGGCTGGAAGCCGATAGCCCAAGCCTGCCAATGCGGCTTGGATCGGCGACGCTGACGAGCCGGCCGGAGCCGGGATCAGATTGGCTGATTGCCGCTCGCCTCAAGGCTAGCCGCGCCCAGGAGCTGGATTGGGAACTGACCGGCTACGACCTTGATGGCCGCTTGCAGATGCAATTGGTGGCCACCACGGTCAAGCGTGACGAGGCACCGTCTGGCGCGCAGGGATCGAAATCCGTCGAGGCCGTCAAATGA
- a CDS encoding alpha/beta fold hydrolase: MPKSASELAHRENAGMTVVCVHPGGMPIRSYIQLAERMTGYSWHLVELSLNKRYTSALGKTDLPEGILGEIADEAIADLGEVWNAERLCLLGWSFGGVLACEMASRRTDGACGAVLLDSIAPRLFNGVMDGTQTERLITLSRSQVVRVRWFTDYMRALKRVAWEVAGSDAHRLAEDDLIELMRLQLIANGGLPETTSFVGFSKVYREFSKGMNRNIAVILAHKPQSYGFPVHLVRSDYPLYEIFHLHEDMGWGQLAPNLTVSNLPLGHYEMLLEQQALDHISTHIENISHRLI; the protein is encoded by the coding sequence ATGCCGAAGTCTGCAAGTGAACTTGCCCACCGAGAGAATGCCGGGATGACTGTGGTTTGCGTTCATCCCGGCGGAATGCCCATCCGCAGTTACATACAGCTTGCGGAGCGAATGACAGGCTATTCCTGGCATCTGGTCGAGCTTTCTCTCAACAAGCGCTACACCTCGGCGTTGGGCAAGACCGATCTTCCCGAAGGCATTCTCGGGGAGATTGCCGATGAAGCAATCGCGGATTTGGGAGAGGTCTGGAACGCCGAGCGGCTCTGTCTGCTGGGCTGGTCCTTTGGAGGTGTGCTGGCGTGCGAGATGGCAAGCCGGCGTACAGACGGCGCTTGCGGCGCCGTCCTGCTCGACAGCATTGCACCACGCTTGTTCAATGGCGTGATGGATGGGACGCAGACAGAGCGGTTGATAACGCTCAGCCGTTCACAAGTGGTCAGGGTTCGTTGGTTCACGGACTATATGCGGGCGCTGAAGCGGGTTGCCTGGGAAGTGGCAGGCAGCGATGCCCATCGCCTGGCGGAAGACGATCTAATCGAGCTGATGCGTCTCCAGTTGATTGCCAATGGCGGCCTGCCGGAAACCACCAGCTTCGTCGGGTTCTCCAAGGTTTACCGGGAGTTTTCGAAAGGAATGAACCGTAACATCGCGGTTATCCTTGCTCACAAGCCGCAATCCTACGGGTTTCCCGTGCATCTGGTTCGGTCTGATTACCCATTATACGAAATATTTCATCTGCATGAAGACATGGGGTGGGGGCAGTTGGCGCCCAATCTCACAGTCTCGAATCTGCCGCTGGGCCATTACGAAATGTTGCTGGAGCAGCAGGCCCTGGATCACATTTCAACACATATTGAAAATATATCGCACCGTTTGATTTGA
- a CDS encoding acyl carrier protein, which yields MSDVQTKFSYAEAKTWLVEKFAYKLSVPASEIDVNKIFTDFGLDSTETLVLAGEMEQWLGFELPPTAMWYHPTIEKLANYLVEAKDLFEKGEL from the coding sequence ATGTCTGACGTTCAAACAAAGTTCAGCTACGCAGAAGCCAAGACCTGGCTGGTCGAAAAATTCGCCTACAAGCTTTCGGTTCCGGCATCGGAAATCGATGTGAACAAGATCTTCACCGATTTCGGCCTGGATTCTACCGAGACGCTGGTGCTTGCAGGGGAAATGGAACAGTGGCTCGGCTTCGAATTGCCGCCGACGGCCATGTGGTACCACCCGACCATCGAGAAGTTGGCCAATTATCTTGTCGAGGCCAAGGATCTCTTCGAAAAAGGCGAACTCTGA
- a CDS encoding DUF2269 family protein, with the protein MSEVLLFVHVFAATMFLGNIVVTAVWKLIADRSNNLNILRYAIKLVFLTDYVFTFGGAVLLSATGGYMARSYGMNFLDTPWLLYGVGCFLLSGLSWMLGLIPNQIRQRRLLNQASDFDAIAEPFRALAKRWYLWGTLANVFAICALFFMVTR; encoded by the coding sequence ATGTCGGAAGTGCTCCTGTTCGTTCATGTTTTTGCCGCAACAATGTTCCTTGGTAATATTGTTGTAACAGCCGTGTGGAAACTGATTGCAGACCGAAGCAATAATCTTAATATACTAAGGTATGCAATAAAATTGGTTTTCCTGACCGATTATGTATTTACGTTCGGTGGGGCTGTACTCTTATCTGCGACGGGCGGATATATGGCTCGCAGCTACGGTATGAATTTCCTCGACACGCCGTGGTTGCTGTATGGAGTGGGCTGTTTTCTTTTGTCGGGCCTGTCCTGGATGTTGGGGCTCATTCCCAATCAGATCCGCCAGCGAAGGCTTCTCAACCAGGCATCGGATTTCGATGCGATTGCCGAGCCGTTCCGCGCCTTGGCGAAGCGTTGGTATCTCTGGGGAACCCTCGCCAATGTTTTCGCGATCTGCGCCTTGTTTTTCATGGTCACGCGGTGA
- a CDS encoding FAD-dependent oxidoreductase, which translates to MASVAIIGSGISGLSAAYSLDKDFDVHVFEQDDRPGGHASTVVVSDPLGDVGVDTGFMVFNPPNYPKLTKFFAELNVPLTEHSGGFNFFDVDAGTYYGTEEFEKDEAYVRANYGPEFISVWEQADRLLREAPRHIMEGKCQIPLEEYLRTYGYTDDFINGYMIQISCSYWSVPVEVTLNSPAVMVIGMFLNHGKDGLGGKGVKWLAVKGGAKGYLDILIGGLKRPPRLNAAVTSVRALADGVEVQTGGIWEKFDYAIVATHADQALKLLDNPSVKQREILGTFEYNRCSTVLHTDSSVMPVPPHRWKSWNYGCMTVDGKRRPYLVYHMNSIQGFKAEQDYFVSLDSPLPIDPAKVIKTFDYEHPVITIESSKMQARLPSINDDGPLYFAGSYFSVRDLGPDFVGFHESGVYSGTQAARLVKRHAAAPIGKTA; encoded by the coding sequence GTGGCATCTGTCGCTATCATTGGTTCCGGTATTTCCGGACTGAGTGCAGCCTATTCGCTTGATAAAGACTTCGACGTTCATGTTTTCGAGCAGGACGACCGGCCTGGTGGGCATGCAAGCACAGTGGTCGTTTCTGATCCATTGGGTGATGTCGGTGTGGATACGGGCTTTATGGTGTTCAATCCGCCCAATTATCCTAAGCTTACCAAGTTTTTTGCTGAGCTGAACGTACCGCTGACCGAGCATTCCGGTGGTTTCAACTTCTTCGATGTCGATGCCGGTACCTATTACGGCACAGAGGAGTTTGAGAAGGATGAGGCTTATGTTCGGGCTAACTATGGGCCGGAATTCATTTCCGTCTGGGAGCAGGCAGATCGCCTGCTGAGGGAAGCGCCTCGCCATATCATGGAGGGCAAGTGTCAGATTCCATTGGAGGAATATCTCCGGACCTATGGTTATACTGACGACTTTATCAACGGTTACATGATCCAGATTTCCTGCTCATACTGGTCTGTCCCCGTTGAGGTTACATTGAATTCTCCCGCGGTCATGGTCATTGGCATGTTCCTCAATCATGGCAAGGATGGCCTTGGGGGGAAGGGTGTGAAGTGGCTTGCGGTCAAGGGAGGTGCCAAGGGCTATCTTGATATCCTGATTGGCGGCCTCAAGCGTCCACCAAGGTTGAATGCGGCGGTAACGTCCGTGCGTGCTCTTGCAGATGGTGTCGAGGTTCAGACCGGTGGAATCTGGGAAAAATTCGACTATGCCATTGTCGCGACCCATGCCGACCAGGCTTTGAAATTGCTCGACAATCCAAGTGTGAAGCAGCGCGAAATTCTGGGAACGTTTGAGTACAATCGTTGCAGCACAGTTCTCCATACCGATTCATCCGTGATGCCTGTGCCGCCGCACAGGTGGAAGAGCTGGAATTACGGCTGTATGACGGTCGATGGCAAAAGGCGGCCCTATCTCGTCTATCATATGAATTCAATTCAAGGGTTTAAGGCTGAGCAGGACTATTTCGTGTCGTTGGATAGTCCGCTGCCCATCGATCCTGCCAAGGTGATCAAGACTTTCGATTACGAGCATCCGGTCATTACCATCGAAAGCAGCAAAATGCAGGCACGCTTGCCTTCGATCAATGACGATGGTCCGCTGTATTTTGCAGGTTCTTACTTCTCTGTCAGGGATCTCGGGCCGGATTTCGTCGGTTTCCACGAAAGCGGCGTCTATTCCGGTACACAGGCGGCGCGCCTTGTGAAACGGCATGCCGCAGCTCCAATCGGGAAGACTGCGTAA